A segment of the Nitrosospira briensis C-128 genome:
AGACCTTCCGTAGATACTTACCGCTCGAATCCAGTAATACCAAGTTTCTCCGTCATTCGCGTGGGTGAACGAATTATCGTAAACCGTGGCCAGCCTGGAGGCGCTCGCGCGGTCATTCGTTTTCGATGCCCACACTTCGGCGCCGAACAGCCGTGGGTCATTTAATGCGGACCACTTCAGCAGGTTACTTTTTAGCGCGGGAGTAGCGGTTAAGCCATCCAAGGTGGGCGCCAATACTGGCTGGATAATCATATGGCTGCGATGATCTGAGTATGTGGCCGCAACGGGAATGGCGGGATTACATTTATCGTGTAAGAACCGGCGATAGGTGTCGCAAATGAAAACGTTCCAGAGGTAACAATCTCCGTTTCCGGCGCCACGGCGCCATCGGGAACAGAAACTGAAACTTCAGTAGGGTTTGGCAGTGAGGTCCCAAGTGTTGCCGTATCGCTTCCATTCGCCGCAACTTCCGTCTTGTTCCATAGAGCGGTAATCTCGGGACGAGAAGCAACGAGCCCGCCATCAACATATTGCGTGGTGTCGTCAGCCTCGCCTTCAATTGCTGTTTCGCCAACTCGAGCTTGATCATCCAACATATCGTCTTGACACTCGCCGGATCGCACAATCGCACCAGTGGTGGTTTCATACACAATGTAATTCATCGCTTTAACTCCATCGCAACAATTGATCTAGCGGAATACTGGCAATTTGCACCACTAGTGGTTTTTATTTCATATGTTTTAGTTCCCGGTGATGAAGTGTCGACGTAAGGAAAATAAAATGATAAATTTTTTGCAGCTGTATCCGTATAAATAACCTGCTCCCTATATATTTGGACTCCATTCACATAGATAGCAATTTCAGAACTGCTCGATGACATTCCATCTAATCCCACTGGCTTTATAAAGCATGAGAAATTCACGAGCATTCGACCGTCTGAAGCTTTATTTACAGATAGATACTGTAATGAGCCGCCGGTAATTGGCGCTAATGTATAGGCAGTTCCGACTTGAGTGACCGCATTCGCGCTTATATTGCCGGTCGCGATAATGTCGCCCTGCACCGTCAAGTTTGTGCCATCCCATAACAGGGCTTTACCTGCCGGATTGCCTACGCTGAATTTATAAGCCTCTCCGGAATACCCGAGGAATAAACCCGTGCCGGTGTTATAAGCGGTCTGCCCACCCTTGATGTGTCCGGCGCCGTCGAACGTAAAAGTTCCCCCTGTAATCGTGCCCAGGTCCGCACTTATGGAAGAAAGGTTCGTCACACTCATTTGCCCGGCCGTCACTGAGTTGGCCAGAATATCAGTGCCATCAACCCATGTAACCCAGGCCGCGCCATTCCAACGATGGAGCTTTTCATCGCTGGTCAAGTAAACTACTTCTCCCTCATGAGTTCCTGCTGTCGGCAGATCCGCTACCGCGATAATGCCGCCAGCAGACAGCGGAATCGCGGTTATTTCCGAGCTGAAATTCAGACCATCTTTTCCAAACTGGTCATAGAAAGCGACCCTGTAGAATCTGGCAACCCCAGCCGGAAGGCCGTTGAAGGTTTCGGAATTGTTGGGCCCGTCATATAGCAGATTGCCCGTGCCCGGCGTGAAGCCGCTTGCGATCGATCCATATACCAACATGCCGCCATAGTCTGTATCTGCGGGCAACGTGGCGGCAATGGTAGTATTACCTATGCCGGCGGTTGCGGAAAGTCCCGCGGGCGCCGCTATCTGGGGGTTGGTTACCGTGAGAGTTGCTGCACTCACTGATGAGCCATTCCCGGACATGGCGTACAGCTTCAGGTCAACCGAGCGCCAGGGACCGCCGTCGGCCGCCATGTCCTCAAATGTGTATTCGTAGCTGGTGGATCCGATCCCGCTTACTGTGCGCTTCAGTACGCCGGCTCTCCATACCTCGATTTTGTAGGATGTCGCGCCGGCATATGCGTTCCACTTTACTTTAGCCCCGGTGCCCGTGAATGCCTGCTCCAATGCGAAGCCGGTAATAGTCCCGAGGTAGGACCCGGTTACCGCGTACGGCGTGGCGGTGAGTTCGGCCAAATCTTGTGCCGCCAGCCCATAAACATTAACTGACCGTAGCTTGATATAGATCGTGGTACCGATCATTTCCGGGTCATAGTCATACTTGAATATAGCCTGATCAAGCCGGGCAAATCGGGTCCCCGCTGTCCAGGCGGCTTTGCTCGATCCATACGCGCCACGTCGCAAGCTGGTCAAGTTGTAGTGATACGGCGAGGTCAAGTTGGCGGTCTGGAACGAGACCAGCTCATTGCCTATCAGACACAGCGTATTGAGCTGATCCCGGTCAGCCAATGTGCCGCCCGTCAATACAGCCTTTGACGCTGTCACATCAACTACCAGTGCGTTTGTAACGTCAGGATCAGATCCGTTGGCCAGCGCGCCGGTGCCGTGCCGTGCCGGTCCGGAAATCAACCCAACCCGTGAATAGGTGGCGTTGTCCCTCGATACCCAAACCTCGCAGCTACCCCAATTGACACCGCCTGATGTCGCCATCCAAATCTGGGGAGTAACTGACAAGGATGTAGGAGGCTCGAAAATAACCGGTGCGTTTGAGTCTCCCGGAGATACGTTGTAATCCGCGCTATATCCGCCGACTACCTGGCTTGAGTAAACCGCGCTCGAGCTCACGCCGGACAAAACTTCTTCGGCCTTGACGGACAGCGCCCCGTCCTCGTCTTCCTCGATTTCCGTGATTCTGACCGGGGTCCGGTTTAGCCCGAGAGCGGGATCTGTCAGTGTGACGATGTCCATCGGCTCAAGCCTGGCGTATTTCCAGCCAAGGCGGAACTCGTACGTGTTGCGCTGGTACAGGTCGCGCTGGCCGATCAGCTGTACTACGGTCCTAGCAACGGCTGGGTCGGCGATCTCATCCAGGTTTATTGGGTTCCCCGACCTGAGCCCGTACATCTCGATCGCCCCTTGATCCTTGAACTCGGCGGGCTCCTCCGCGTATTGGTTCGCGCGGTTGAAAAACTTTATGTTGATCTGGTTGAAAGCGTCTGCCTGAGTGCTGCGTCGCGCTCTGACAGGGTCATCATTGTCCAGGAAATCATCATCTGCCAAGTCGTATTGCGGGGTCAGGTCCGGGGTGTAGGTCTCCCCATTACCAGTGACGGCGGCATCGCCATAAGGCACAACCCGGAACCGATCTTCCGACCACACCGCATTGCTATTGCCGAGCTGCAGCAGGCGTTCAATTACTCCGTGCGCAGTTTCTTGCTGCGTATAGGCTGGGGAAATAAATATCCCGCTGGCCACGCAGAATCGAGAATACTGAGTCAGGTCGCCTATCAGGGATGCAGAAAACCCCATGCCAAAATTTGCATCTGTCAAAACGTTGAAAAGCACATCCTTGGGGTTTGCATCGACAATCGCGCCGCCGTACTGAAGCAGTCCATCAACCTCAAACGAGTGATTCGGCAGTGCCGCCTGATCATCGAGCTGGTAGACCGGCGAAAACAAGTATGCCGTGCCGCGGTACCCGAGCGCCTGGTCAAGGTGGTTCGTGCTCATGTACGGCGGCGCGGACTGCGAATATGACCCGGTGTACAGGGACAGATTCAGGTCGGAAGTATTATGGATTTCCTTACCTTGCCAAATCGTCCGGATGCCGATTATCGGTCCCTCACATAAACCGATGATAACCGCAGCTTGATAGCTGTAAGTCGTGGATTTTTGGTTGCCGCCAGCGCCACCCTTGCCACCGGCCGACTGCTTCGCGGTGTGCGCGACCGGCGTAAAGTCCCCGTACCAGAGCAGGTTTCCTGCCACTCGGGCGCGCCCGAAAACAACCGGCACCACGCTGCCGTATGCAGACGTCTGCAATCTGACCGACGCGATAATCGGTGTTACGTTGTTCTTCTGTTTTATTCCACCGAAAAAACCGCTCACGCCAAGCCCCTTAATCGATAGATCCCGGCATGCCGATCGGCGAGCGGTCCACGCGAGGCGTCCGATATGATGACCATGCGCTCGTCTTTATAAGCGTGGATGATGAGCGGCCACTCGACAACGATGGATCCGTGCGAGGCCGTCCGGCCAAACCGGAACATGGCGATGTCACCAGGGAGCGGATCCTGATCGGTTAAATCCGCGTAGTTTTTCAGGACATTCAGGAAGCGTGGTTCATCCCTGTGTATGTGCCAATCCGGCGGGTATTCACCCAGGTCAATGCGGGGAATAAATCCTGCATCGGCGAAAACTTCTACCAAAAAATATGCACAGTCCACGCCCGCGCCTTTGACACGGCCCTGATGGTGCCATGGGGTTTTCAACCACGTCCGCGCTTGGTCGACAATGGCGACACGTTTATTACTCATAGCACTGTTTCCGGTACCGGAATAAATGGGTATCCCCTAAAGTTCGCGAGGTTCGAAAACTTACCAGAACACGTCGATTTCTGCTTATCGCACCCGGCATAGGCGGCGAATGTGTCACCAATTGCAGGGGGCACCACAAGCGGCAACGCCAGGACTATCACGCCTGGCGTGTATTGTTTGATCGTGCGTGTAATGCCGGCATTCGCACCGCTGGTGAATTCCATGGTCCCCAAGGAAAAATAACCCGCTGCCTGGGACAGACCGCAATTGATCAAGGTCACAGTCGACCCCGGGGCGACGTTGGACGCTGTCCTGAAACCCACTTTATTTAGCGTACAGCCGCTGTCATAAAGTGTATGCAGGCACCCGGGCTGATACATGTCCCGCGGCCATTGCTGATTGAGCTTTTCCAGATCGGATTTAACAGTAAGTCGCGCTTCAGTACGGCCAACTTCTATATCCGCAACGTTGCCCGAAAACGCCCACAGCTTGCCCGCGCTGGTATCGCCAAAAGTGGGCATGAAGGCGCGCTCAACCAGTACGTGCGCGCCGCTCAGATCTCCGCTTCGCGCAGCTTGCAGCCACGGCTTGCCGTTCAGGAGCGTCGTGCTATCGGCAAAGATTGACATATCCATGGTTTGCACTTCCAGTCCGGCTTTGTTGGAAATTTTGCCGCGAGTGATTATCGGACCGTCGCTACTGAAAGTATTCCCGCCCACTGTGAGATCGGCATCCGCTCCGGTGTAGCGGGCAACGAACCCGCCGACCAGCGTAAAGGTGTAAAGATCAGCCATGATCACCTGCTGATTGCTTGCTAGCAGGCTTATCATGGCTGCAGATGCGGTCTTCATACCTTGTTACCCGGGGCGCCCTTGAACTCGCATTTCTTGAGCTCCCATAGCTGTTTCATGAATTGATCGAAACCTCCCTCATCCATCATGAACCGGCAGCGGTAATAATATGTTCCGGTCCAGGTAAGAGAGGCAGAGGCAGCGGGTGCGCTAACAAATGTCACCAGCCCAGTGCTGCTGATGCTGTAATTGGCCGGGCTAGTTTGAGTGACCCCGGCCTTTTTGATATTGGTCAAAATATTGACGTTTTGCACCGGCTCAACGAAAGCGTTCCCGCCTGCGCTGATTGCCCGGGTCAGTTGGAATTGAGTCGTGCTTCCATCCCCCACACCGAACTGATAATCAGTGACTGAACTAAAATCCGGATCGGAATACAGGAACGAATCCCATGAGCCGCGCACAACAAGGAAAAATGCCAATAGCTTTTTTAGGTCATCATTGGAATCGCCGCGCAGGAACTCATACGACAGCGTGAAGCGCCAGAGAGGGTATGCCTGAAACGATGAACGCAACTCGCGGCCAGAAACGGATTCCTGAATCTTGGTTTTGAATATGGGGTGTTTGCCAGTAGACCACGCAAGCCCCGGCAATGTCGGAAAAACGGTGTTACTCATCGTTTGTAAAAATTGCGAGCCTGAGCGTTCAACGCGTCGGCAATCCCACGCCCGTTGTCCATGAGCAAACGCTTAAAGCTCTGCGCATCCACGGCATGAATATGAAAGTTCGTTACCCCGCTGCCACCTGTCATATTGCGTATCGCATCCGCGTGCTCGGCAGGCAGCACCATTTCGCGTTCGTGAAGTTGAGTCATTGGGTTTATGCCGGCAGGAATGTCATAACCGCCTTTTGCGGAGGATATTTGGCCCTTGGCGCCCAGTATCATTGCCATAGTCCCAGCGAAGGCTAGCGCCGCCAAGGCAGGGCCAACAATTGGAATATCAGCGACCGCAGCAGCCGCACCTGACGCACCTTCCGCCGCATTTGCGCCAACTACTGCAACGGCCTCTCCCGTTTTGATCGTAACGGTTGCTGCTGACGCAGCTCCCTGTGCGGCTACCGTAGAAAACAAGCCCATCTTTTCAAAGAGCGCCCGCATCATGGAGCCCGTCTGCGTCGCGGCGGTTTTCCGCAGCTCAGCCGATGCCCAGGCCGTCGCCATATTGACCGCTGATTTTACGAACGAGGCGGCGACGTTGTCGCCGATATTCAGCATGGCCTTTCGCCAGGTGAGCGTACCCTGGATCATGCCGTTGATGGTGCGGTCGAATGCATCCCTGATGGGGAAGAGGACGCCGTCCCACTTTTCCTTGACGTCGAGCTGCATGGCGGAATTGATCTTTTCCACGTCGAGCGCGTGCTTAAACTGAATCTCGGCCATCTGATCCAGCAGCTTTTGCAGGGCTACCGGATCATAATTCGGGTCGCCCTTCATTGCATCGATGCGCGCCTGCTGAGCGGTAGTTTGTATCTGGAAACGCTGCTCTTCGTAGTTGCGCTGAATATCAAGCAATTGCCGCTTGCTCATATATCCTTCGTCGACTTCCCGCTGTGCGCGGATCTCGTCCAGGGCGATGCTGCCCATTGCCGCTTTTTCAGTGGCGTCGATGGTCTGGGAGGTCATGGCGATCTTGTCTTTGACCGCCTTTTTCATGATCTCCAAATCTATTCCAGACATCTTGCGAGAAATATCTATTTTCTCTTTCTGGCTGGCATTGTTTGTCGCGAGAATGCTGGCCCAGAACGCCTTCTCCTGATCGAGTGAAAATTCCTTTAAATTGTTGCTTTGCTGGTAGTAAACCTTCTCTTCCGCCAGCGCGGCATCCCACATCGGCACGCGCGAGGGTTTATCCTTCGCCTCGCCACCGCCGGATGTGCCTCCGGACGATTTGCGTTCGATAGGGGTGGTCGTTACTTTGGTCGCGTCCCCATAGATGGCCCCGTCCATGTCGGACCGGCCCTTCTCGGCTATGGCTACCATTCGGGCGGTCGAGGCCGCGACTATCCCCTCTATGTCTGTGACACCTTGCCGCCATGCGCCTTTAGCCCCCTCGAAGTCCAGGTGCAGCGCCCTTTCGGCAACGTTGGCAAAGCGCATGATGTTCTCGGCCGCGCCGGCCAGGATCAGCTTGATAGCCTCGATGGAGATTTCAAAGCCGACGCGCATGGCGATAACGGCAACCTGCACGGCTTTCATTGCGCCAGTGAAGACTTGCATCGCCGTCAAACCATCGCCGCCGAATGCAGCTTGCACGACACGGCCGATGGCCGAGAATGCAGTGCTCGCGATATTCCATAATTCCCCAATCACCGTGCCAACGGTTGTCACGACTGTGCCGAAAACATCCATCGCCACTCGGGTCATCGCGACTGCAGCGGGTCCGATCTGAGAAAACCATTCGCCCAACCGGGAGAGGATAGGTAGCAGCGCATCGCCGGTGGCCTTCAGTACCGCCGTGACCACATCCTGCACATCATTCATAGCGGCACGGTATCGAGTCGTGGCAGCGACGTTTTCCTGCCCGATGGATAGGCCGAGTGCGTCTGACTTCTCTTTGGCGGCCGCCATCACGCCGCTGGTGAGTTTCAAGGTTTGCGCCGCTTCATCCCACCCCTTGCCGTAAATCTTGATGCCTTCCATGTTGCGGTCGATGCCTTCCTTGAACTCAAGCAGACGATTGTTCACGTCCATCTGAATGTCTACGGAATTGCGGAAGCTGCCATTGCTATCGCGGGTGGCCACGCCCAGGTTCTTGAATGCATCCTCGTTCTTCAGCAGCTGCTTGGTCATCTTCCCGTTAGAGTCGATGAAGCTTTCACTCGTCTGGTACGTATCGCCCAATGCGACATTAAGCACTGAGGCCTCAGTCGCAGAGATACCGAGCGCCTTACCGAGCGCCATTGATTCCTTGGTGAGATTGACTGACTGGTCTACAGCGGCTTTGAAAGCCGCACCGCCAGCAAGGATCGTGGTGAATCCCGCAAAAATGTCCTGCATTTTTTTGA
Coding sequences within it:
- a CDS encoding phage tail protein; the protein is MSGFFGGIKQKNNVTPIIASVRLQTSAYGSVVPVVFGRARVAGNLLWYGDFTPVAHTAKQSAGGKGGAGGNQKSTTYSYQAAVIIGLCEGPIIGIRTIWQGKEIHNTSDLNLSLYTGSYSQSAPPYMSTNHLDQALGYRGTAYLFSPVYQLDDQAALPNHSFEVDGLLQYGGAIVDANPKDVLFNVLTDANFGMGFSASLIGDLTQYSRFCVASGIFISPAYTQQETAHGVIERLLQLGNSNAVWSEDRFRVVPYGDAAVTGNGETYTPDLTPQYDLADDDFLDNDDPVRARRSTQADAFNQINIKFFNRANQYAEEPAEFKDQGAIEMYGLRSGNPINLDEIADPAVARTVVQLIGQRDLYQRNTYEFRLGWKYARLEPMDIVTLTDPALGLNRTPVRITEIEEDEDGALSVKAEEVLSGVSSSAVYSSQVVGGYSADYNVSPGDSNAPVIFEPPTSLSVTPQIWMATSGGVNWGSCEVWVSRDNATYSRVGLISGPARHGTGALANGSDPDVTNALVVDVTASKAVLTGGTLADRDQLNTLCLIGNELVSFQTANLTSPYHYNLTSLRRGAYGSSKAAWTAGTRFARLDQAIFKYDYDPEMIGTTIYIKLRSVNVYGLAAQDLAELTATPYAVTGSYLGTITGFALEQAFTGTGAKVKWNAYAGATSYKIEVWRAGVLKRTVSGIGSTSYEYTFEDMAADGGPWRSVDLKLYAMSGNGSSVSAATLTVTNPQIAAPAGLSATAGIGNTTIAATLPADTDYGGMLVYGSIASGFTPGTGNLLYDGPNNSETFNGLPAGVARFYRVAFYDQFGKDGLNFSSEITAIPLSAGGIIAVADLPTAGTHEGEVVYLTSDEKLHRWNGAAWVTWVDGTDILANSVTAGQMSVTNLSSISADLGTITGGTFTFDGAGHIKGGQTAYNTGTGLFLGYSGEAYKFSVGNPAGKALLWDGTNLTVQGDIIATGNISANAVTQVGTAYTLAPITGGSLQYLSVNKASDGRMLVNFSCFIKPVGLDGMSSSSSEIAIYVNGVQIYREQVIYTDTAAKNLSFYFPYVDTSSPGTKTYEIKTTSGANCQYSARSIVAMELKR
- a CDS encoding DUF2163 domain-containing protein, whose product is MKTASAAMISLLASNQQVIMADLYTFTLVGGFVARYTGADADLTVGGNTFSSDGPIITRGKISNKAGLEVQTMDMSIFADSTTLLNGKPWLQAARSGDLSGAHVLVERAFMPTFGDTSAGKLWAFSGNVADIEVGRTEARLTVKSDLEKLNQQWPRDMYQPGCLHTLYDSGCTLNKVGFRTASNVAPGSTVTLINCGLSQAAGYFSLGTMEFTSGANAGITRTIKQYTPGVIVLALPLVVPPAIGDTFAAYAGCDKQKSTCSGKFSNLANFRGYPFIPVPETVL
- a CDS encoding C40 family peptidase is translated as MSNKRVAIVDQARTWLKTPWHHQGRVKGAGVDCAYFLVEVFADAGFIPRIDLGEYPPDWHIHRDEPRFLNVLKNYADLTDQDPLPGDIAMFRFGRTASHGSIVVEWPLIIHAYKDERMVIISDASRGPLADRHAGIYRLRGLA
- a CDS encoding DUF2460 domain-containing protein — translated: MSNTVFPTLPGLAWSTGKHPIFKTKIQESVSGRELRSSFQAYPLWRFTLSYEFLRGDSNDDLKKLLAFFLVVRGSWDSFLYSDPDFSSVTDYQFGVGDGSTTQFQLTRAISAGGNAFVEPVQNVNILTNIKKAGVTQTSPANYSISSTGLVTFVSAPAASASLTWTGTYYYRCRFMMDEGGFDQFMKQLWELKKCEFKGAPGNKV